The following are encoded in a window of Palaemon carinicauda isolate YSFRI2023 chromosome 31, ASM3689809v2, whole genome shotgun sequence genomic DNA:
- the LOC137624222 gene encoding NAD-dependent protein deacetylase sirtuin-1-like isoform X1 → MADRAHGMESAVPAKRPRLDFPDEITSNQYGSDFQCFAGTSELISGSYSNGGDFTITSDSGFNELTPPQSMEDEITTPTSSSQGGNIDRPETECDFVDENTNDSSVNDCPDNWQNGTSVNQEDDDEDDRQSVASTASNLSGLSDFSNFSGKDWKPCAGPMSWVQQQMLRGVDPRTVLAHMLGSKARIPEGMSDVILWRFILNMLMFSEPPRREKLRHINTLEDVVRLMKSCRKIIVLTGAGVSVSCGIPDFRSRDGIYARLAVDFPDLPNPEAMFDIHHFRRDPRPFFTFAKEIYPGQFTPSLCHKFIRLLEQNNKLLRNYTQNIDTLEQVAGIKNVIQCHGSFATATCQQCGHKVDADAIKEDIFSQRIPKCTICTEGQSEPQGESSFSVDPQQRLLNESNNCNQENTNDKQQKSPDFATTSNDDDIDIPELDLLSSPRLPEACQVPLQPIMKPDIVFFGEGLPDEFHDRMAEDKDECDLLIVIGSSLKVRPVALIPSSVPSHVPQILINREPLRHLTFDVELLGDCDVIINELCQRLGNSWKDLSTKESMTEIRELPPRPLPPLSINNADGDDTNSSIPLIAPQHAPHPRDESDIEALRACWAPKIRETVASRLPDNMFLYTGGHKYIFPGAEVYYDPDDDFEEDDDKCRSSESENEDDIPQEEDSQSGQDQASAASSTHHPRLEDCHSTDAPHLSPEDVDSLLSAADNGQNQEHEHEDWTSLNASLDTSLDCDHTLPGCDTDNEQTSDNTSRVTDFSGNRYSPPSDL, encoded by the exons GAAGCTACAGTAATGGTGGTGATTTCACGATTACTTCGGATTCCGGATTTAATGAACTGACTCCACCTCAAagcatggaagatgaaataactaCACC AACGAGTTCCAGTCAAGGTGGGAATATTGATAGGCCTGAAACCGAGTGTGACTTTGTTGACGAAAACACAAATGACAGCTCTGTCAATGACTGTCCAGACAATTGGCAGAATGGCACAAGTGTTAATCAAGAGGACGATGATGAGGACGACCGGCAGTCTGTTGCTTCCACTGCCTCTAACCTCAGTGGCCTGTCAGATTTTTCTAACTTCTCTGGGAAGGACTGGAAACCGTGTGCAG gtccaatgtCATGGGTTCAGCAACAGATGTTACGTGGTGTTGACCCTCGCACTGTGCTTGCTCACATGCTTGGATCAAAGGCTCGCATACCAGAAGGGATGTCCGATGTTATTCTTTGGAGATTCATATTGAATATGCTCATGTTTTCTGAACCTCCGAGGAGAGAGAAATTGCGGCACATTAATACTCTTGAGGATGTGGTCAGATTGATGAAGTCCTGCCGTAAAATAATTGTGTTGACAGGTGCAGGG GTATCTGTGTCATGTGGCATCCCAGATTTTAGAAGTCGAGATGGAATCTATGCTCGTCTTGCTGTGGACTTCCCTGATTTGCCAAATCCTGAAGCTATGTTTGATATCCATCATTTCCGCCGTGATCCTCGGCCATTCTTCACCTTTGCCAAGGAAATATACCCAGGCCAATTCACTCCTTCCCTATGTCATAA GTTTATTCGTCTCTTAGAACAAAACAATAAGTTACTGAGAAACTACACTCAAAATATCGATACCTTAGAACAAGTTGCCGGAATTAAGAATGTTATCCAGTGTCATG gTTCATTTGCAACAGCTACATGTCAACAGTGTGGTCATAAAGTAGATGCagatgcaattaaagaagacatctTCTCACAACGTATTCCTAAGTGTACAATATGTACAGAGGGACAAAGTGAACCGCAAGGTGAAAGCTCATTCAGTGTAGACCCGCAGCAAAGATTACTGAATGAAAGTAATAATTGCAATCAAGAAAACACAAATGATAAACAACAAAAATCACCAGACTTTGCCACCACGAGTAacgatgatgatattgatattccGGAATTGGATCTTCTTTCCTCACCCAGATTACCTG AGGCCTGCCAGGTACCTCTTCAACCAATAATGAAACCAGATATTGTGTTCTTTGGCGAGGGATTACCTGATGAGTTTCACGATAGAATGGCTGAAGACAAAGATGAATGTGACTTACTCATTGTTATAGGATCTTCCCTCAAAGTTCGCCCTGTAGCACTTATTCCTA GTTCAGTTCCTTCACATGTGCCTCAAATACTAATAAATCGCGAACCTCTTCGCCATCTCACTTTTGATGTCGAGTTATTAGGAGACTGTGATGTAATTATTAATGAACTTTGCCAAag gttGGGAAATAGTTGGAAAGATTTATCTACTAAAGAAAGCATGACAGAAATAAGAGAATTACCTCCAAGACCACTTCCACCTCTTAGTATTAATAATGCTGATGGAGATGATACCAACTCTTCCATTCCACTAATAGCTCCTCAACATGCCCCTCACCCTAGAGATGAAAGTGACATTGAAGCCCTCCGAGCATGTTGGGCACCAAAGATTCGTGAAACTGTTGCATCTAGATTACCAG acaaTATGTTTTTGTATACCGGTGGTCACAAGTATATATTTCCGGGAGCTGAAGTCTACTATGATCCAGATGATGATTTCGAAGAGGATGACGACAAGTGTCGCAGCTCAGAatctgaaaatgaagatgatataccTCAGGAAGAAGACAGTCAGTCTGGTCAAGATCAAGCTTCAGCTGCCTCCTCTACCCATCATCCAAGATTAGAGGATTGCCACTCGACAGACGCTCCTCACCTATCGCCAGAAGATGTTGATAGTCTCCTCTCAGCTGCAGATAATGGCCAAAATCAGGAACATGAACATGAAGACTGGACTAGTCTTAATGCAAGTCTAGATACCTCCTTAGATTGCGATCACACGCTACCAGGCTGTGACACTGATAATGAACAAACTTCTGACAATACTTCGAGAGTTACAGACTTTTCTGGCAACAGATATTCACCTCCCTCAGACCTATGA
- the LOC137624222 gene encoding NAD-dependent protein deacetylase sirtuin-1-like isoform X3 translates to MEDEITTPTSSSQGGNIDRPETECDFVDENTNDSSVNDCPDNWQNGTSVNQEDDDEDDRQSVASTASNLSGLSDFSNFSGKDWKPCAGPMSWVQQQMLRGVDPRTVLAHMLGSKARIPEGMSDVILWRFILNMLMFSEPPRREKLRHINTLEDVVRLMKSCRKIIVLTGAGVSVSCGIPDFRSRDGIYARLAVDFPDLPNPEAMFDIHHFRRDPRPFFTFAKEIYPGQFTPSLCHKFIRLLEQNNKLLRNYTQNIDTLEQVAGIKNVIQCHGSFATATCQQCGHKVDADAIKEDIFSQRIPKCTICTEGQSEPQGESSFSVDPQQRLLNESNNCNQENTNDKQQKSPDFATTSNDDDIDIPELDLLSSPRLPEACQVPLQPIMKPDIVFFGEGLPDEFHDRMAEDKDECDLLIVIGSSLKVRPVALIPSSVPSHVPQILINREPLRHLTFDVELLGDCDVIINELCQRLGNSWKDLSTKESMTEIRELPPRPLPPLSINNADGDDTNSSIPLIAPQHAPHPRDESDIEALRACWAPKIRETVASRLPDNMFLYTGGHKYIFPGAEVYYDPDDDFEEDDDKCRSSESENEDDIPQEEDSQSGQDQASAASSTHHPRLEDCHSTDAPHLSPEDVDSLLSAADNGQNQEHEHEDWTSLNASLDTSLDCDHTLPGCDTDNEQTSDNTSRVTDFSGNRYSPPSDL, encoded by the exons atggaagatgaaataactaCACC AACGAGTTCCAGTCAAGGTGGGAATATTGATAGGCCTGAAACCGAGTGTGACTTTGTTGACGAAAACACAAATGACAGCTCTGTCAATGACTGTCCAGACAATTGGCAGAATGGCACAAGTGTTAATCAAGAGGACGATGATGAGGACGACCGGCAGTCTGTTGCTTCCACTGCCTCTAACCTCAGTGGCCTGTCAGATTTTTCTAACTTCTCTGGGAAGGACTGGAAACCGTGTGCAG gtccaatgtCATGGGTTCAGCAACAGATGTTACGTGGTGTTGACCCTCGCACTGTGCTTGCTCACATGCTTGGATCAAAGGCTCGCATACCAGAAGGGATGTCCGATGTTATTCTTTGGAGATTCATATTGAATATGCTCATGTTTTCTGAACCTCCGAGGAGAGAGAAATTGCGGCACATTAATACTCTTGAGGATGTGGTCAGATTGATGAAGTCCTGCCGTAAAATAATTGTGTTGACAGGTGCAGGG GTATCTGTGTCATGTGGCATCCCAGATTTTAGAAGTCGAGATGGAATCTATGCTCGTCTTGCTGTGGACTTCCCTGATTTGCCAAATCCTGAAGCTATGTTTGATATCCATCATTTCCGCCGTGATCCTCGGCCATTCTTCACCTTTGCCAAGGAAATATACCCAGGCCAATTCACTCCTTCCCTATGTCATAA GTTTATTCGTCTCTTAGAACAAAACAATAAGTTACTGAGAAACTACACTCAAAATATCGATACCTTAGAACAAGTTGCCGGAATTAAGAATGTTATCCAGTGTCATG gTTCATTTGCAACAGCTACATGTCAACAGTGTGGTCATAAAGTAGATGCagatgcaattaaagaagacatctTCTCACAACGTATTCCTAAGTGTACAATATGTACAGAGGGACAAAGTGAACCGCAAGGTGAAAGCTCATTCAGTGTAGACCCGCAGCAAAGATTACTGAATGAAAGTAATAATTGCAATCAAGAAAACACAAATGATAAACAACAAAAATCACCAGACTTTGCCACCACGAGTAacgatgatgatattgatattccGGAATTGGATCTTCTTTCCTCACCCAGATTACCTG AGGCCTGCCAGGTACCTCTTCAACCAATAATGAAACCAGATATTGTGTTCTTTGGCGAGGGATTACCTGATGAGTTTCACGATAGAATGGCTGAAGACAAAGATGAATGTGACTTACTCATTGTTATAGGATCTTCCCTCAAAGTTCGCCCTGTAGCACTTATTCCTA GTTCAGTTCCTTCACATGTGCCTCAAATACTAATAAATCGCGAACCTCTTCGCCATCTCACTTTTGATGTCGAGTTATTAGGAGACTGTGATGTAATTATTAATGAACTTTGCCAAag gttGGGAAATAGTTGGAAAGATTTATCTACTAAAGAAAGCATGACAGAAATAAGAGAATTACCTCCAAGACCACTTCCACCTCTTAGTATTAATAATGCTGATGGAGATGATACCAACTCTTCCATTCCACTAATAGCTCCTCAACATGCCCCTCACCCTAGAGATGAAAGTGACATTGAAGCCCTCCGAGCATGTTGGGCACCAAAGATTCGTGAAACTGTTGCATCTAGATTACCAG acaaTATGTTTTTGTATACCGGTGGTCACAAGTATATATTTCCGGGAGCTGAAGTCTACTATGATCCAGATGATGATTTCGAAGAGGATGACGACAAGTGTCGCAGCTCAGAatctgaaaatgaagatgatataccTCAGGAAGAAGACAGTCAGTCTGGTCAAGATCAAGCTTCAGCTGCCTCCTCTACCCATCATCCAAGATTAGAGGATTGCCACTCGACAGACGCTCCTCACCTATCGCCAGAAGATGTTGATAGTCTCCTCTCAGCTGCAGATAATGGCCAAAATCAGGAACATGAACATGAAGACTGGACTAGTCTTAATGCAAGTCTAGATACCTCCTTAGATTGCGATCACACGCTACCAGGCTGTGACACTGATAATGAACAAACTTCTGACAATACTTCGAGAGTTACAGACTTTTCTGGCAACAGATATTCACCTCCCTCAGACCTATGA
- the LOC137624222 gene encoding NAD-dependent protein deacetylase sirtuin-1-like isoform X2, whose amino-acid sequence MRIRLRKFSNFYFRVLGEGSYSNGGDFTITSDSGFNELTPPQSMEDEITTPTSSSQGGNIDRPETECDFVDENTNDSSVNDCPDNWQNGTSVNQEDDDEDDRQSVASTASNLSGLSDFSNFSGKDWKPCAGPMSWVQQQMLRGVDPRTVLAHMLGSKARIPEGMSDVILWRFILNMLMFSEPPRREKLRHINTLEDVVRLMKSCRKIIVLTGAGVSVSCGIPDFRSRDGIYARLAVDFPDLPNPEAMFDIHHFRRDPRPFFTFAKEIYPGQFTPSLCHKFIRLLEQNNKLLRNYTQNIDTLEQVAGIKNVIQCHGSFATATCQQCGHKVDADAIKEDIFSQRIPKCTICTEGQSEPQGESSFSVDPQQRLLNESNNCNQENTNDKQQKSPDFATTSNDDDIDIPELDLLSSPRLPEACQVPLQPIMKPDIVFFGEGLPDEFHDRMAEDKDECDLLIVIGSSLKVRPVALIPSSVPSHVPQILINREPLRHLTFDVELLGDCDVIINELCQRLGNSWKDLSTKESMTEIRELPPRPLPPLSINNADGDDTNSSIPLIAPQHAPHPRDESDIEALRACWAPKIRETVASRLPDNMFLYTGGHKYIFPGAEVYYDPDDDFEEDDDKCRSSESENEDDIPQEEDSQSGQDQASAASSTHHPRLEDCHSTDAPHLSPEDVDSLLSAADNGQNQEHEHEDWTSLNASLDTSLDCDHTLPGCDTDNEQTSDNTSRVTDFSGNRYSPPSDL is encoded by the exons GAAGCTACAGTAATGGTGGTGATTTCACGATTACTTCGGATTCCGGATTTAATGAACTGACTCCACCTCAAagcatggaagatgaaataactaCACC AACGAGTTCCAGTCAAGGTGGGAATATTGATAGGCCTGAAACCGAGTGTGACTTTGTTGACGAAAACACAAATGACAGCTCTGTCAATGACTGTCCAGACAATTGGCAGAATGGCACAAGTGTTAATCAAGAGGACGATGATGAGGACGACCGGCAGTCTGTTGCTTCCACTGCCTCTAACCTCAGTGGCCTGTCAGATTTTTCTAACTTCTCTGGGAAGGACTGGAAACCGTGTGCAG gtccaatgtCATGGGTTCAGCAACAGATGTTACGTGGTGTTGACCCTCGCACTGTGCTTGCTCACATGCTTGGATCAAAGGCTCGCATACCAGAAGGGATGTCCGATGTTATTCTTTGGAGATTCATATTGAATATGCTCATGTTTTCTGAACCTCCGAGGAGAGAGAAATTGCGGCACATTAATACTCTTGAGGATGTGGTCAGATTGATGAAGTCCTGCCGTAAAATAATTGTGTTGACAGGTGCAGGG GTATCTGTGTCATGTGGCATCCCAGATTTTAGAAGTCGAGATGGAATCTATGCTCGTCTTGCTGTGGACTTCCCTGATTTGCCAAATCCTGAAGCTATGTTTGATATCCATCATTTCCGCCGTGATCCTCGGCCATTCTTCACCTTTGCCAAGGAAATATACCCAGGCCAATTCACTCCTTCCCTATGTCATAA GTTTATTCGTCTCTTAGAACAAAACAATAAGTTACTGAGAAACTACACTCAAAATATCGATACCTTAGAACAAGTTGCCGGAATTAAGAATGTTATCCAGTGTCATG gTTCATTTGCAACAGCTACATGTCAACAGTGTGGTCATAAAGTAGATGCagatgcaattaaagaagacatctTCTCACAACGTATTCCTAAGTGTACAATATGTACAGAGGGACAAAGTGAACCGCAAGGTGAAAGCTCATTCAGTGTAGACCCGCAGCAAAGATTACTGAATGAAAGTAATAATTGCAATCAAGAAAACACAAATGATAAACAACAAAAATCACCAGACTTTGCCACCACGAGTAacgatgatgatattgatattccGGAATTGGATCTTCTTTCCTCACCCAGATTACCTG AGGCCTGCCAGGTACCTCTTCAACCAATAATGAAACCAGATATTGTGTTCTTTGGCGAGGGATTACCTGATGAGTTTCACGATAGAATGGCTGAAGACAAAGATGAATGTGACTTACTCATTGTTATAGGATCTTCCCTCAAAGTTCGCCCTGTAGCACTTATTCCTA GTTCAGTTCCTTCACATGTGCCTCAAATACTAATAAATCGCGAACCTCTTCGCCATCTCACTTTTGATGTCGAGTTATTAGGAGACTGTGATGTAATTATTAATGAACTTTGCCAAag gttGGGAAATAGTTGGAAAGATTTATCTACTAAAGAAAGCATGACAGAAATAAGAGAATTACCTCCAAGACCACTTCCACCTCTTAGTATTAATAATGCTGATGGAGATGATACCAACTCTTCCATTCCACTAATAGCTCCTCAACATGCCCCTCACCCTAGAGATGAAAGTGACATTGAAGCCCTCCGAGCATGTTGGGCACCAAAGATTCGTGAAACTGTTGCATCTAGATTACCAG acaaTATGTTTTTGTATACCGGTGGTCACAAGTATATATTTCCGGGAGCTGAAGTCTACTATGATCCAGATGATGATTTCGAAGAGGATGACGACAAGTGTCGCAGCTCAGAatctgaaaatgaagatgatataccTCAGGAAGAAGACAGTCAGTCTGGTCAAGATCAAGCTTCAGCTGCCTCCTCTACCCATCATCCAAGATTAGAGGATTGCCACTCGACAGACGCTCCTCACCTATCGCCAGAAGATGTTGATAGTCTCCTCTCAGCTGCAGATAATGGCCAAAATCAGGAACATGAACATGAAGACTGGACTAGTCTTAATGCAAGTCTAGATACCTCCTTAGATTGCGATCACACGCTACCAGGCTGTGACACTGATAATGAACAAACTTCTGACAATACTTCGAGAGTTACAGACTTTTCTGGCAACAGATATTCACCTCCCTCAGACCTATGA